The Theobroma cacao cultivar B97-61/B2 chromosome 2, Criollo_cocoa_genome_V2, whole genome shotgun sequence genome includes the window TACAGCCATGTGAGAAACTTTGGGAAACAGATAAAAGCTTGAATTTTCTACCATATACCCAGGTGAAtgacaaacaaaaattaacgGACAACTGGTTCTGGCTTTTTTAGCCTCATAAACGTTGAAATTCTTCACAAGCAAATTGGTCACGTCCAATCACTGGAACCAGCTTTTTCGCTGCATAATTGGCCATTCATTGGATTTTACTTGTTCTGTtgttcatgtttttttttttttaatagcaAGTGTCAGCTTTATTCATCATAGAGGGACCCAATTCCTTTCATCATACAAAAACGAGATCCACGTTGGGCTTTGAGTTATTATTCAGGGCTCTACATAATTTACAGTGACGGATGACTCATAACTACAACCCTTtttccaatttattttatttatttctcctGGAGTGGAGATATTGCGGCGATAAAAGGGCGTTGGGATTTTGGTTTAATCCAAACAGTTGACTTTCATtgttggagagagagagacagagagaaaTGAGTTCATATTTAGTTGATGCTAAACCTCATGCTGTGTGTATTCCATATCCAGCTCAAGGTCATATAAATCCCATGCTCAAGCTAGCAAAATTCCTTCACCATAAAGGGTTTCACATAACTTTTGTCCACACTGAGTACAATTACAAACGCCTGCTTAGATCTAGAGGCCCAAATTCAGTTGATGGTTTGCCAGACTTCCGCTTCGAAGCCATCCCGGACGGTCTTCCACATACTGACGCTGATGCTACCCAAGACATCCCTTCTTTGTGCGACTCCACTTCAAAGAACTGTTTAGCCCCGTTTCGTGATCTTCTTTACAAACTCAATGACGTCGCTGCTGCATCTTCAAGTATACCTCCCGTGAGCTCTATTGTGTCGGACGGTGGCATGTCTTTCACTGTAAAAGCGGCTGAAGAATTTGGCATTCCGGATGTGCTCTTTTGGACTCCCAGCGCTTGTGGATTCCTGTGCTATCTCCAGTTGCCAAGTCTAGTTGAAAGAGGTCTAACACCTGTCAAAGGTATAGTGCTCTCATTACCATCAAGTTTTGAACCGATTTACAAAGGGAtgtcgttttttttttttgaactgTTTTGGTTGCATCGCTTAATTACTCTTTGATATAACTCCTCTTGGACTATTTGCAGATGCAAACTATCTAACAAATGGATATTTAGACAAGGTTATAGATTGGATTCCTGGGATGAAAAATATCCGTTTCAGGGATCTTCCAAGTTTTGTCAGAACTATGGATCCGAATGATATGATGTTCAATTATCTTCTCAAGGAAGTTGAAAGAGCCTATAAAGCTTCAGCTATGGTTTTGAACACTTTTGATTCCTTGGAACCAGACGTTCTGGATGCTCTCTCGGGCATGCTATTGCCTCCTGTTTACAGCATTGGTCCTCTTCACTTACTTGTTGATTGGATTAGAGATGATGAATCGGAAGatattaattcaaatttgtGGAAAGAACAAACTGAATGCATCGAATGGCTGAATTCAAAGGAACCCAACTCTGTGGTATATGTAAATTACGGTAGCATCACGGTGATGACTCCTGAACAACTGATTGAATTCGCTTGGGGACTAGCAAATAGTCAAAGACAGTTTTTGTGGATAATAAGGCCTGATCTCGTTGCTGGTGAGACAGCCATTCTGCCGCCTGACTTCGTCTCTGAAACTAAAGATAGAGGAATGTTAGCAAGTTGGTGCCCACAAGAGCAAGTCCTAAAGCACCCATCGATAGGAGGGTTTTTATCTCACATGGGATGGAATTCAACGCTTGAAAGCCTGTGTTGCGGTGTGCCAATGGTTTGTTGGCCATTCTTCGCAGAGCAACAGCTAAACTGCCGTTTCGCTTGCAGGAATTGGGGGATTGGCATGGAGATTGATACCAACGTAAAGAGAGAAGAGGTAGAGAAGCTTGTGAGGGAATTACTGGAAGGGGAAAAAGGTATGGAAATGAAAACAAAGGCCATGGAGTGGAAGAGGGAAGCGGAAGAGGCTATCAGACCTGGAGGTTCATCTTTCCAGAACTTGGAGA containing:
- the LOC18608264 gene encoding 7-deoxyloganetin glucosyltransferase, producing the protein MSSYLVDAKPHAVCIPYPAQGHINPMLKLAKFLHHKGFHITFVHTEYNYKRLLRSRGPNSVDGLPDFRFEAIPDGLPHTDADATQDIPSLCDSTSKNCLAPFRDLLYKLNDVAAASSSIPPVSSIVSDGGMSFTVKAAEEFGIPDVLFWTPSACGFLCYLQLPSLVERGLTPVKDANYLTNGYLDKVIDWIPGMKNIRFRDLPSFVRTMDPNDMMFNYLLKEVERAYKASAMVLNTFDSLEPDVLDALSGMLLPPVYSIGPLHLLVDWIRDDESEDINSNLWKEQTECIEWLNSKEPNSVVYVNYGSITVMTPEQLIEFAWGLANSQRQFLWIIRPDLVAGETAILPPDFVSETKDRGMLASWCPQEQVLKHPSIGGFLSHMGWNSTLESLCCGVPMVCWPFFAEQQLNCRFACRNWGIGMEIDTNVKREEVEKLVRELLEGEKGMEMKTKAMEWKREAEEAIRPGGSSFQNLEKLVAEVLQTDKHAK